A portion of the Phycisphaerales bacterium AB-hyl4 genome contains these proteins:
- a CDS encoding P-II family nitrogen regulator, translating into MHMIEAIIKPSALDDVKAKLASLGVLGCTAVECKGFGKQKGHTERYRGGRMDVGFVPKVLLKVAVKSEDLDKALDAIVEAARTGSVGDGKLFVYELGKVVRIRTGESDNDAL; encoded by the coding sequence ATGCACATGATCGAAGCGATCATCAAACCGTCCGCATTGGACGATGTGAAAGCGAAGTTGGCCAGTCTCGGCGTTCTCGGTTGTACCGCTGTGGAATGCAAAGGCTTCGGCAAGCAGAAAGGCCACACCGAACGCTACCGTGGCGGCCGAATGGACGTGGGCTTCGTGCCCAAGGTGCTGCTGAAGGTCGCGGTCAAGAGTGAGGATCTCGACAAGGCGCTGGACGCCATCGTCGAGGCGGCCCGCACCGGCAGCGTGGGCGACGGCAAGCTGTTCGTCTACGAACTGGGCAAGGTCGTTCGGATCCGCACGGGCGAATCCGACAACGATGCTTTGTGA
- a CDS encoding ammonium transporter yields the protein MSSEMFTVNNLWIMLAGCMVFMMHLGFASLESGLTRAKNTVNILFKNTMIICIGILSYCVIGFSLMYPDAWGLDGILGWAGIGLDPGADGQTSAYDDGFTYYTDFFFQAMFAATAATIVSGAVAERIKLLPFLVYITLIVSISYPITGSWVWGGGWLDEMGFIDFAGSTLVHSVGGWAALAAVIVLGPRLGKYAKDGTVNPIPGHSLPLACIGVFLLWFGWFGFNGGSVLTADADEVSLVLTTTALSAAAGGIAAALVAFFVTKSADLTMALNGILGGLVAITASADLQSPLTAIAIGLIGGGIVVFSVLAFDRIRIDDPVGAISVHGIVGIWGTLAPGIFGAEAGVGQLGTQAVGILAIGAFTLVFAFIAAFAVKALMGFRVDASEEIEGLDLGEHEMSAYPDFQRVYIKSYHAREI from the coding sequence ATCTCCAGCGAGATGTTTACGGTCAATAACCTGTGGATCATGTTGGCAGGCTGCATGGTCTTCATGATGCACCTGGGTTTCGCGTCGCTGGAAAGCGGCCTCACGCGAGCCAAAAACACGGTGAACATCCTGTTCAAGAACACGATGATCATCTGTATCGGCATTCTCAGCTATTGCGTCATCGGCTTCTCGCTGATGTACCCGGACGCGTGGGGCCTCGACGGCATCCTCGGCTGGGCGGGCATCGGTCTCGACCCCGGCGCGGACGGCCAGACGTCGGCCTACGACGACGGCTTCACCTACTACACCGACTTCTTCTTTCAGGCGATGTTCGCCGCGACCGCCGCGACGATTGTCTCCGGTGCGGTGGCTGAGCGGATCAAGCTCCTGCCGTTCCTGGTCTATATCACGCTGATTGTTTCGATCAGCTATCCGATCACCGGCTCGTGGGTGTGGGGCGGCGGCTGGTTGGACGAGATGGGCTTCATCGACTTTGCCGGCTCGACGCTGGTGCACTCGGTCGGCGGCTGGGCCGCTCTCGCGGCAGTCATCGTGCTCGGCCCGCGTCTGGGCAAGTACGCCAAGGATGGCACGGTCAACCCGATCCCGGGCCACAGCCTGCCGCTGGCGTGCATCGGTGTGTTCCTGCTGTGGTTCGGCTGGTTCGGCTTCAACGGTGGCTCGGTGCTGACGGCTGACGCAGACGAAGTATCGCTGGTGCTGACCACTACGGCGCTGTCGGCGGCGGCAGGCGGTATCGCCGCGGCGCTGGTCGCCTTCTTCGTGACCAAGAGTGCCGACCTGACGATGGCGCTGAACGGCATCCTCGGCGGCCTGGTCGCCATCACCGCCAGTGCGGATCTTCAGTCGCCTTTGACAGCGATCGCGATCGGCCTGATCGGTGGCGGCATTGTGGTCTTCTCCGTGCTCGCGTTCGACCGCATCCGCATTGACGACCCGGTGGGCGCAATCAGCGTGCACGGCATCGTTGGTATCTGGGGCACGCTCGCTCCGGGCATCTTTGGCGCCGAGGCCGGCGTGGGTCAACTCGGCACGCAGGCGGTGGGCATCCTGGCGATCGGGGCGTTCACGCTGGTGTTCGCCTTCATCGCCGCCTTCGCGGTCAAGGCTCTGATGGGCTTCCGCGTCGATGCCAGCGAGGAAATCGAAGGTCTGGACCTCGGCGAACATGAAATGTCCGCCTACCCGGACTTCCAGCGCGTTTACATCAAGAGCTACCACGCTCGCGAGATCTGA
- the rplI gene encoding 50S ribosomal protein L9: MKQIELLLLDNVDNLGIVGDVVKVRPGYARNFLVPRGLATTPTPGSIERLAERRAVVEAEMKAIRSAQQEMIGKLEEHEITMERSANEQGVLFGGVSQHDIAEALRADGFSVEDRWVRIGQQIKRLDSYQIPVVIDKELKTEVKLWVVSDKPAEELEAEGDAGEGDEVAAESADESASGGYHGRDD; the protein is encoded by the coding sequence ATGAAACAGATCGAACTTCTGCTTCTGGACAACGTGGACAACCTCGGCATCGTCGGCGACGTGGTCAAGGTTCGACCCGGCTATGCCCGTAACTTCCTCGTGCCGCGCGGTCTGGCGACCACGCCCACGCCCGGCTCGATCGAACGGCTCGCCGAGCGCCGCGCCGTGGTTGAGGCGGAGATGAAGGCCATCCGCTCCGCCCAGCAGGAAATGATCGGCAAGCTCGAAGAGCACGAAATCACCATGGAGCGCTCTGCCAACGAGCAGGGTGTGCTGTTTGGTGGCGTGTCGCAGCATGACATCGCCGAGGCGCTGCGAGCCGACGGCTTCAGTGTCGAGGACCGCTGGGTCCGCATCGGCCAGCAGATCAAGCGGCTGGACTCGTATCAGATCCCCGTCGTGATCGACAAGGAACTGAAAACCGAGGTCAAGCTCTGGGTTGTCTCTGACAAGCCGGCGGAGGAGCTGGAGGCCGAGGGCGACGCGGGCGAGGGTGACGAGGTGGCAGCGGAGTCGGCCGACGAGTCGGCGTCCGGCGGCTACCACGGCCGAGACGACTAA
- a CDS encoding single-stranded DNA-binding protein, which yields MPNLNKVMLMGNLTRDPEMRYTANNTPVTKLGLAVNRRWKNQQGEQQEETCFIDCTAFARGAEVLNQYLRKGRPVFIEGRLHLNQWQDQQGNNRSKLEVIVENFQFIDSRGGEGGGGGGDYGGGGGGGYQSGGGGGGGPQQRSQGGGGQPPQQPHQPVDADDIPF from the coding sequence ATGCCGAACCTGAACAAGGTCATGCTCATGGGGAACCTTACGCGGGACCCCGAGATGCGATACACGGCCAACAACACCCCGGTCACCAAGCTGGGGCTGGCTGTGAACCGTCGATGGAAGAACCAGCAGGGCGAGCAGCAGGAAGAAACCTGTTTCATCGACTGCACCGCCTTCGCCCGCGGCGCCGAGGTGCTCAACCAGTACCTGCGCAAGGGTCGGCCGGTGTTCATCGAAGGTAGACTGCACCTCAACCAGTGGCAGGACCAGCAGGGCAACAACCGCTCGAAACTTGAGGTGATCGTCGAGAACTTCCAGTTCATCGACAGTCGCGGCGGCGAAGGCGGTGGTGGGGGCGGCGACTATGGCGGCGGAGGTGGAGGTGGCTACCAGAGTGGTGGCGGTGGCGGGGGCGGCCCGCAGCAGCGGTCGCAGGGTGGTGGTGGTCAGCCACCGCAGCAGCCACACCAGCCGGTCGATGCGGATGACATTCCGTTCTGA
- the rpsF gene encoding 30S ribosomal protein S6 encodes MTDSNQLPLYEAMFLLDQRSGLEVQGGMDKVREILERSGAEIVALNKWDERKLAYAIRGQKRGTYLLGLFRVHGGKITTIERDCHLSEEVLRVMVTRGEHLGELEIEAAINNVQLAQDEDDLREGAEGEDATSTQQVGADNEN; translated from the coding sequence ATGACCGATTCTAATCAACTACCGCTTTACGAGGCCATGTTCCTGCTCGACCAGCGCTCCGGCCTTGAGGTTCAGGGCGGCATGGACAAGGTTCGCGAGATCCTTGAACGCTCCGGCGCGGAGATCGTCGCGCTGAACAAGTGGGACGAGCGAAAGCTTGCTTACGCGATCCGTGGCCAGAAGCGTGGCACGTATCTGCTGGGCCTGTTCCGTGTGCACGGCGGCAAGATCACGACCATTGAACGCGACTGCCACCTCTCCGAAGAGGTGCTGCGGGTGATGGTGACGCGCGGCGAGCACCTGGGCGAACTTGAAATCGAGGCGGCGATCAACAACGTGCAACTCGCTCAGGACGAAGACGACCTTCGCGAGGGTGCGGAAGGCGAAGACGCCACGTCGACTCAGCAGGTTGGCGCTGACAACGAAAACTGA
- a CDS encoding DUF6785 family protein produces the protein MTVRSILLGLALGVFVSAFTHFNDMFIQGSWFISNHLPIGVLGVLVVGILVLNPLLRAMGSGLSLRAGELAIIVALGLASCGWPSFSYFRYFVTITAFPAHGQGTQPHWQSSGVMRYLPGGDPQLAEGHVQDWSALVLAVADEQQRDREPVLERMWSLLPSGQQNIIQRFADQGNVPLDSRAVVLRAVNVALTSGDLTPQPPPEMDALPAPMRGLVEAHGDEPLTGRALVRLNRWWLTSVLPEAVMPPPRGDGVMLLGAAPGHDVLDTVVAGADAPLGISELPWSAWWPVIRVWGSIGLLLGLASLCLTLIVHPQWSRRELLPYPIARFVNELSERDGDAWLPRIASSRLFWFGMGAMVLVHGVNGLHAWFEAVPEIPLRLAFEPLSELFPTFSRVSGTGELFRPYIYFSVIAFCFFLATPVSFSLGASTFAYGLLGAALLSAGISFDNEYIGAGKGNMLRFGAYVGMAGIILYIGRRYYLSVVASAVGLPRAADVPSYAVWAMRGLVVLFAVLVVLFYTAGLSWGIASVFILMLLLLFLVVTRIVVETGMFFVQVWWMPVGILTGLLGFEAIGPTTYLVLAIGSVLLVGDPRTLLMPYLANGLQVAERAEAAKPGRLAPWLTVMLLVGFVVAGVALFSLAHNRGPGIASTWDTQTLPNMPFEFASRYIAESSAQDTLSQATAASGLDRLANARFDSTMWGWMVLGLVLLVGTAVARLRLPWWPIHPVLFLVWGTMPASRLGVSFMIGWLVKVLVVQVSGSRGYRQLLPLMVGIIAGELLMGLVWSGVSGVYYGVQETAPPVYRIYP, from the coding sequence ATGACCGTTCGCTCCATCCTCCTCGGCTTGGCGCTTGGCGTGTTCGTTTCGGCGTTCACACATTTCAACGACATGTTCATCCAGGGCAGTTGGTTCATCAGCAATCACCTGCCCATCGGTGTGCTTGGCGTGCTGGTTGTGGGCATTCTGGTGCTGAATCCTTTGCTGCGCGCCATGGGCAGCGGCTTGTCGTTGCGGGCGGGGGAGTTGGCGATCATCGTCGCGCTGGGGCTGGCGTCATGTGGTTGGCCGAGCTTCAGCTACTTCCGTTATTTCGTCACGATCACCGCGTTTCCCGCGCATGGGCAGGGCACGCAACCGCACTGGCAGTCCAGCGGTGTGATGCGTTACCTGCCCGGCGGCGACCCGCAACTGGCCGAGGGGCATGTGCAGGACTGGTCGGCGCTGGTTTTGGCGGTGGCGGACGAGCAGCAGCGTGATCGCGAGCCGGTGCTGGAGCGGATGTGGTCGCTTTTGCCGAGCGGTCAGCAGAACATCATCCAGCGTTTCGCCGATCAGGGGAACGTGCCGCTGGACTCGCGTGCGGTGGTGCTTCGTGCGGTGAATGTGGCGCTGACGTCGGGCGACCTGACGCCGCAGCCGCCGCCAGAGATGGATGCGTTGCCCGCGCCGATGCGCGGGTTGGTCGAGGCACATGGGGATGAGCCGTTGACCGGCCGGGCGCTGGTTCGGCTGAACCGGTGGTGGTTGACGAGCGTGTTGCCGGAGGCGGTGATGCCGCCGCCGCGGGGTGATGGCGTGATGCTGCTGGGCGCGGCGCCGGGGCATGACGTGCTGGACACGGTGGTGGCGGGCGCGGACGCGCCGTTGGGCATAAGTGAGTTGCCGTGGTCGGCGTGGTGGCCGGTGATTCGGGTGTGGGGCTCAATCGGGCTGCTGCTGGGGTTGGCGAGCTTGTGTCTAACGTTGATCGTGCACCCGCAGTGGTCGCGTCGCGAGCTGCTGCCATACCCGATTGCGCGGTTTGTCAATGAACTGAGTGAACGCGACGGCGACGCCTGGCTGCCGCGGATCGCCAGCAGTCGGCTGTTCTGGTTCGGCATGGGCGCGATGGTGCTGGTGCACGGCGTGAACGGCCTGCACGCATGGTTCGAGGCAGTCCCGGAGATTCCGTTGCGGCTGGCCTTTGAACCATTGTCCGAGCTGTTCCCGACCTTCTCGCGGGTGTCGGGGACGGGTGAGCTGTTTCGGCCTTACATCTACTTCTCGGTGATCGCGTTCTGCTTCTTCCTGGCCACGCCGGTGTCGTTCTCACTGGGCGCGTCGACGTTCGCCTACGGCCTACTTGGCGCGGCGCTGCTGTCCGCGGGGATCAGCTTCGACAACGAATACATCGGCGCGGGCAAGGGCAACATGCTGCGATTCGGCGCGTACGTCGGCATGGCGGGCATCATTCTTTACATCGGTCGGCGGTATTACCTGTCTGTGGTGGCCTCGGCGGTCGGCTTGCCTCGCGCAGCCGACGTGCCAAGCTACGCGGTATGGGCAATGCGCGGGCTGGTGGTGCTGTTCGCGGTGTTGGTGGTGCTGTTTTACACCGCCGGGCTGAGTTGGGGCATCGCGAGCGTGTTTATTCTGATGTTGCTGCTGCTGTTCCTGGTGGTGACGCGAATCGTGGTCGAGACGGGGATGTTTTTCGTGCAGGTGTGGTGGATGCCGGTGGGCATTCTCACGGGCCTGCTGGGGTTTGAGGCGATCGGGCCGACGACGTACCTGGTGCTGGCGATCGGCAGTGTCTTACTGGTGGGCGATCCGCGCACGTTGTTGATGCCCTACCTGGCCAACGGTTTGCAGGTCGCCGAGCGCGCGGAGGCGGCGAAGCCGGGGCGGTTGGCGCCGTGGCTGACGGTGATGCTGCTGGTGGGTTTCGTGGTAGCGGGGGTGGCGTTGTTCAGTCTGGCGCACAATCGCGGGCCGGGCATTGCGAGCACCTGGGATACCCAGACACTGCCGAACATGCCCTTTGAGTTCGCATCGCGTTACATTGCCGAGAGCTCGGCACAGGACACGTTAAGCCAGGCCACCGCCGCCTCGGGGCTGGACCGCCTGGCCAACGCCCGCTTCGACTCGACGATGTGGGGCTGGATGGTGTTGGGGCTGGTGTTGCTGGTGGGCACGGCTGTAGCGAGGCTGCGGCTGCCTTGGTGGCCGATTCACCCCGTGCTGTTCCTGGTCTGGGGCACGATGCCCGCCTCACGGCTGGGCGTTTCGTTCATGATCGGCTGGCTGGTGAAAGTGCTCGTCGTGCAGGTGTCCGGCTCGCGCGGCTATCGGCAACTGCTGCCGTTGATGGTGGGCATCATCGCCGGCGAACTGCTGATGGGCCTGGTCTGGTCCGGCGTCAGCGGGGTGTACTACGGCGTTCAGGAGACGGCCCCGCCGGTGTACCGCATCTATCCGTGA